The Equus przewalskii isolate Varuska unplaced genomic scaffold, EquPr2 ChrUn-10, whole genome shotgun sequence genome window below encodes:
- the LOC139081442 gene encoding histone H4 — protein MSGRGKGGKGLGKGGAKRHRKVLRDNIQGITKPAIRRLARRGGVKRISGLIYEETRGVLKVFLENVIRDAVTYTEHAKRKTVTAMDVVYALKRQGRTLYGFGG, from the coding sequence ATGTCTGGCAGAGGAAAGGGTGGGAAGGGCTTAGGCAAGGGGGGCGCTAAGCGGCACCGCAAAGTCTTGAGAGACAACATCCAAGGCATCACCAAGCCCGCCATCCGGCGTCTTGCTCGGCGTGGGGGAGTCAAGCGGATCTCGGGCCTCATTTACGAGGAGACCCGGGGTGTGTTGAAGGTGTTCCTGGAGAACGTCATCCGCGACGCGGTCACCTACACGGAGCACGCCAAGCGCAAGACGGTCACTGCCATGGACGTGGTCTACGCGCTCAAGCGCCAGGGCCGCACCCTGTACGGCTTCGGAGGCTAA
- the LOC103540001 gene encoding histone H3: MARTKQTARKSTGGKAPRKQLATKAARKSAPATGGVKKPHRYRPGTVALREIRRYQKSTELLIRKLPFQRLVREIAQDFKTDLRFQSSAVMALQEASEAYLVGLFEDTNLCAIHAKRVTIMPKDIQLARRIRGERA, encoded by the coding sequence ATGGCCCGTACTAAGCAGACCGCCCGCAAGTCGACCGGCGGCAAGGCCCCGCGGAAGCAGCTGGCCACCAAGGCGGCCCGCAAGAGCGCGCCGGCCACGGGCGGCGTGAAGAAGCCGCACCGCTACCGGCCGGGCACCGTGGCCCTGCGGGAGATCCGGCGCTACCAGAAGTCCACCGAGCTGCTGATCCGCAAGCTGCCGTTCCAGCGGCTGGTGCGCGAGATCGCGCAGGACTTCAAGACGGACCTTCGCTTCCAGAGCTCGGCCGTGATGGCGCTGCAGGAGGCGAGCGAGGCCTACCTGGTGGGGCTGTTCGAAGACACCAACCTGTGCGCCATCCACGCCAAGCGGGTGACCATCATGCCCAAGGACATCCAGTTGGCCCGCCGCATCCGCGGAGAGCGGGCTTAA
- the LOC103539999 gene encoding histone H2B type 2-F-like — protein sequence MPDPAKSAPAPKKGSKKAVTKVQKKDGKKRKRSRKESYSVYVYKVLKQVHPDTGISSKAMGIMNSFVNDIFERIAGEASRLAHYNKRSTITSREIQTAVRLLLPGELAKHAVSEGTKAVTKYTSSNIFKMKLLFLSSIQEPRFPQE from the exons ATGCCTGATCCAGCAAAATCTGCTCCTGCTCCCAAGAAGGGCTCTAAGAAGGCTGTTACGAAAGTGCAGAAGAAGGATGGCAAGAAGCGCAAACGCAGCCGAAAGGAGAGCTATTCGGTTTACGTGTATAAGGTGCTGAAGCAGGTGCACCCAGACACCGGCATCTCGTCCAAGGCCATGGGCATCATGAACTCCTTCGTCAACGACATCTTCGAGCGCATCGCCGGCGAGGCGTCCCGCCTGGCGCATTACAACAAGCGCTCGACCATCACGTCCCGGGAGATCCAGACGGCCGTGCGCCTGCTGCTGCCCGGCGAGCTGGCCAAGCACGCCGTGTCCGAGGGCACCAAGGCGGTTACTAAATACACCAGTTCAAA TATTTTCAAGATGAAGCTTCTGTTCCTGTCATCTATTCAGGAACCAAGGTTTCCCCAAGAATAA